A window of Lonchura striata isolate bLonStr1 chromosome 2, bLonStr1.mat, whole genome shotgun sequence genomic DNA:
TTCAAATTCAGATTTAACAAGACCAAGTCCCagtcctgcccttgggtcaccACAACCCCggagctccaggctggcagaagggctggagagctggaaaaggccctgggggtgctgtgccaggggctggacacgagcccaggggtgcccaggggggCAAGAGGCcgctggcagctgggctggatgaggaattgtgtgtccagcaggagcagggcagggattgtccctctgggctggctcggagaggcccctccagggctgtgcccagttctggtcctgcaggagagacctggaggggctggagcgtgtccagggcagggaacggagctgggaaggggctggagagttcctgagggagctgggaaggggctggagagttcctgagggagctgggaagggaatggagagttcctgagggagctgggaaggggctggagagttcctgagggagctgggaaggggctggagagttcctgaggagctgggaaggggctgagcctggagcaaaggaggctcagggggaccttgtggctctcacagctcctgccaggagggcagTGAGATGGTCAGAAGGTAAAACCTTCTACCTCCCTGCAGGTAAGAAGTTATAGGATGAAACGACGTCAGGCTgagccaggggaggtttagattaaatatttggGAATATTTCTCCCAGAAATCTGCTcaaaccctggcacagctgcccagggcagagctggagtccccatccctgaaggGATTTGAGAGGtctgtagatgtggcacttggggacatggggcatTGCTGgactcagcagtgctgggtaaAAGGTCGGACTCAATGACCTTAAATGtcatttccaacctaaataattctgtgattctactgATATTAACAGGAAAAGGAACCAGCCCCCTGACATGACTACACCCCAAAATGTTGGCGCATTCAGAACCAGAAAGACAAGCAAACACACAAAACTCTGGTAGCAAAATTCTTTACTAATAAAATATCAAACATGGAACTGTTGGCTCAACACTCTCATGTTCCATGCAAATAATACAATCGTTGTCATGCCTTTTCAATTAACATTGCATTGTCACCTGCACACATCCATGAGGAGCAGCGTTCCTGTCACATCCAGCACACACCAGGAGCCCTTTTGTCCCTTTCCACTCTGAAATAAGGCAAAACTTCCATTGCAAAAATCCActtctgtattttcagaagTGCCCGGGAGGGTTGTACCTTCTCAATAAGTCTGAGTCAGAGGAGCTGTGAGACCAAATCCTTCAtgcacagattttaaaattctaatttaAACTGAGAATGTGTTAGTTGATTAATTAGGGTTGTggggtggaaaaaaaagtattaatttttATGCCTCTAAAAACTGAACTTGGAAGAAATAGTGTGCTGAAGTGCAACCAACTCTAAGAcacttgcagctctgctgatTTCTGTACTCCTCCCTACTTAGAAACAGTGGAGTAACTTTTAGATGACCTTTTCAAAGCtattcattaaagaaaaaaaaaaaagttttaatgaACTTCTAACCCAAAATGCATAAAAACATTGGGATAGTGCTCAGCTTCTGCAGACAAACTGCCCCCAAATTgcctaattttttttgtcaggcTATACAAAATTCTAAAAATAAGTATATGTACACTGCATATTGTGTTTGCAGTTCTACTTATATTTCTGCTTATTTTGTGATGGTCTTTCATAGGAAAATGAATCTAATTTTGCAAAAGGCCACTAATACTGCTTTGattgttttaaaattcatgAGCTGAGGCCTCAGCTGCAAAAACTAATATAATTTAGCTGATACATATAAACTCACTAGCACAGTGGTTTTGTTTAAACAAATGAATTTGCCTTACATGCAATCATCTGCTTTTTCTTAAATCACATTTTCCAGCAGGGTAAGTTTATGCTTTAAGTAATTAATTATTCAATTAATATATCCTTATTCAAAGCAGCttagggagcagggaggggtttagtctggagaaaaggaggctcaggggggattTCACTGCACTCCAAAattccctgacaggagggtgtaGTGAGATGGGACTTGGTCATTTCTCCCAAGTGacaagcaacaggacaagaagaaatggctTCAAGTTGCACCAGAGGAGGTCTAAATTGCATTTATGAATCCATAGATtgtatttatgaaaaatttcttcacagaaagggtggtAAAGCACAGGAACAGGCAGCCCAAGGAAGTGGTGGCATCACTGTCCCTGAAAGTGTTACAAAAATTTGtagatgtggtgcttagggACACCTTTTGGGGTCAATGGTTTGactcagggaatttgcagatCTTTTCTAACCTAAACAATTCTACGATTCTATGAATTATGAGATCAGTTTCTCATTGACACAAAGAAAATCATTAGGTTGAGGAAAATTCTGTGCAGCAGCTAAGAGCATTCACTTGAGAAACCCCTTTGCAAagaggagaggagcagaaaaatccctgaaaatccAAATCCCTGACATTTCAACCCGAACTCATCTGCTCCTCAGCAGTACTGACAGATTAAATACTCACGGACCATCAGGCCACTGGGgagtgaggtggggacaaaacATTCTGAAGGCAGCAACAGAGACATCTTGTACAAATGCAGAAATGACAAATGCAGCTCCCTGGATGGTTTCAGGACCTTGGGTCAGGTCCCTGTTCCCAACCCATCAGAGATGGGTTTCATGGAGCCACAGAGtggttgggtttgggttggagggggcCTTAAAGAAGATCCATTTCCACCCCCTTGCCACGGGCagagacatcttccactagaatTTAACCCCAGGAATACAGAGGTCGAGTCTGCAGAAGGGACTGACTGAgaacaggcagcagctggattCCAGTAATTTGGAGCATTCCTGGACTGAAATAAAAGCCCCAGCCAAGAGGTCCAGCAGGACTTGGGTCACCCTCAAGGGTGACTTTTTTATGCTGATGCAAAGCCAAAGCTGGGACCAGGCACAGAGGTGGAAGTGAGACCTACACCTGCCTGCAGGATTATTtcattattacatttttatttttatgactgTATTATTTATTATGACTGTATTTTTTATGACTGTATTATTATGACAAGAAAAGAACATCAGGCTGATGATGCTGTCCCAGAGCTCTGCCCCTCAAGACAAGGAACTAGGAATGACCAGGACACATTCCTTTCTGCTCACCATTTTTCCATAAAGTAAAGGAATAACCAGCTTGCACCTTGGGCACAACAGCAATGAAAGACACAAGATATTTCTGCATATTATATGGAAAGGATagtgattaaaaatattttggcttgGCTTTATCAGTCTGACCCATCACACCTTCTGAAggcagaaaaatattcaaaaacagctgaattttaagcaaaattcagctgtttaaatattttaattctttaaataaaaattaaaagtttattGAAGAagcttaaaatgaaaaaagaccATTCCTGTGACAAATAAACATTGTTTCTTTCATCATCAGTGGTCAGAAGTGGGGGAGTGATCTCAGGTTACACCAGAGGAAGAGAAATCATATATTATGACCATTATTAAACACTTCTCAGGATCTTCCTGCTGAAAATATTTACCCTGCTTTTCAGACACAGGCAAGTAAAAtgagatggatggatggatggatggatggatggatggatggatggatggatggatggatggatggaaaggaaggaaaggaaggaaggaaggaaggaaggaaggaaggaaggaaggaaggaaggaaggaaggaaggaaggaaggaaggaaggaaggaaggaaggaaggaaggaaggaaggaaggaaggaatccttcttttcaaggtaaagaaacaataaataacaccaaaataataaaatctgttttcctgtctcttccatGCTGGGTGTCAGATCCCCTCAGCTCCCCTTGGGAACAGCTCCACTTTCACtgctttttggaaaaaaacacttCACAGAGACATTATAGGCATTCCATGCTGATAACACTGACCTTGcctgtgcctgcaggaaaaTCAAACAGCACCACTGCATAAGGGAGGATTTCTGagctcccttctccctcctcagagccctgaaggatttttcagCATCTGCTGTAAAGAACCGTCTCCTTATCTCTGAAACTTGTAATCATCCCAGAGATTTCATGAGTCTTTGCTTGGGAATGAAATAAGAAATAGGGCTCCCAGCCTGAATGATTACTTGAGCACATTTTCCTATTAGGTCttgttcaaaagagaaaaatcctcCTGTCTTCTCCCTCACACACCCAGTTTCTCTTTGGAAAAAGAATGTCTAAATCACTCTAAGTGACTCTAGTTTAGCCTCCGCAAACCATTCACAGCAGCTCTCAGGCAATCAAAGTGAGACACAAATATAAAAGATGTCTCCATGGTCTATTTTAATAGGAAGAGCAGGACACACTGCACTGGCTTCAccacaaattattttcagcaggaagcacacacaaggaaacagctgcagcagcttttaCACCTCCAGCAGGTGACCTGCAGTGCCCAAGGTCGTCTCGAGAGCATTGCATGGGCAAATTCTACCACCTCTGCCAAAAAAATTGGTGTAGACTGAAGGAGGGAtctgtgccaggctgcagctcagcccactcagagctggctgcaagggcagggctgcagcttccCATGCCAGGAGGGAGCATCCTGACAGCTACAAATATCATTCCTCTAAGTGCCTGCACAGATGGGTGCAGTAATTTGTCAAGGGCAACCAGGAAGATGGTGCAGATTTTATTCTCTGAACAAAAGTGCTTCGACTTTTTTGTTTGGCACAGCAGAAATGTTCCCAGGCCTCTGGCAGCAAGATTTGGAGGGTGGGTTAGCAGGCCTGGgtgtttcaggaaaaaaataataattgtaatGTTTGTAGAGAAGGGATGCACAGAGGTGGGAGTGAATGGGAGAGAAGGAAGTTTGCATGTTCCTGGGCAgaaatagggattttttttttcacagaaagggtggtTAAGCACTGgaaggagctgcccagggaggtgttCAAGGAATGactggacgtggcactcagtgctcagGTGTAGTTAGCAAGGTAGTGTTTAATCAAAGGAAAGATTTAATCAaactcaatgatcttggaggtcttttccaaactcaacaattctctgattctgtgattaaaatAACCATTTCTAAAGTCTTTAATGGAGCTGGATGGAGTTAATTGGGAGTGATGGAGCTGGAGTTAATTGGGATTTTGCTGGAGTGGGGAACAGCCCTGTAAAAGCAGAGAATTTCAGTCTGTGAAGTGGAGGAGGGTAGGTGCTAGAGCACTCCTCCTTGAGTTGCTGCCACTAAGTGGTTCCAGTAGCTGAGCTGCTCAGATAGTTTGATTCCATGGCACGTCACGATTTTCCTAAAGCGAGGAACAGAGAACCTGATCCTCTCTGGGAAAAACGTCTGCTCCGAGTGGAGCTCCTCCAGCTGGATTTTTAATTTGTCGAGGCACAGCCCTATGAACACGTCCTCCAGTTTAATGAATGGAACACTCCCAGAAATTTTATAGATCTGGCTGGCTACGTCGCTGGATAAAACATATCCAGTCCCGGAACAAAAGGGTGGGTAGGTGGTTCCTGGATACTCTTCCCTACTCACATACCACTTACTCCCTCTTGTCCTGATGGGGTACTCGTGCAGTTTTAAAAAGCCTGTGAAGAATCCAGtgctcttctttttcctcaggAGCAGCTCAGTGAGGTAAAAAACGTTGACAAACACGTCCGTGTCGGTTTTCATCACGAAGCTGGACTGGGGGCAAAACCTGTGGATCCACTCCATTCCCATCATGGTCTTCAGGGTCAGGTTGTAATAGGTGTCTGTGAAGTTCTTCTGGATGATGTCTCTGTAGCTCTGGCTCTCAGCAGCCATGTCAGCCTGCTGGCTGGCAttcccagggctgcccaggagGAACAAGGTCACCAGGCGCTTCCCAGCCACTGTCCTctccttgccccaggtgtgccggATGACCATCCTGGCATCCAGCTGCTGGAATGAGCACGCCACCAGCAGGACAAGGAAAGGAGGGTTCTTGTGGCAGTCAACAtctgggagctgggagaagTTCCCTTCCATCCTCCTGAAAGTCTCCGTGGGGAATAGGTCACCCTGGCTGCTCTCACAGAACATGCAGAATTCGGTCCAGGCGTGGAAAACCCagaggctggcactgctgagccccACCAGGCAGACAAACAGCCTGAACTTTCTGCAATCCACCTGAAAGGAACAAGAAGGAGCAGCACATCCATAAAAATAATCTCTGGTTCTTCCTCTCAGCACTCCAgtgccagctccctgctcagGGATTTGAAGCCAGGTCAGCTCTAATAGAAAGCTGCCTCTTTGAGGGCACTCAGCCACGTgcatttctcctcctgtcatcCCCACGAGATGTTCTGCTGGCAGATTCACACTTGGGCTTAACTTGAATCTGCCCTCCAAGCCAGTGTGTCCTCAGAAATCCACACAACCGTGCCCACTGACACCAGCTCACCCAGCTTTGATGCTTCAAACCTCCTCCCCATTTTCAGCATCCTAAAAAACAAGTTGAGACCCACCAGGGCCAGAGAAGGAGCAGATTTATGTATCCATTTCAGAGGGCTGAGAATAACAATGATagtctttttgtttctttggtttgttttgtgtttttttttttttttaaataccatgTTTCTCCATTTGTGCCCGTGTCCCAGAGCCAGCAGGTGTCCCAGGGACACACCCAGCCAGGTTCCTCTCATCTTCATCATTTTTGTGTCCTGTGGGGCTCTTGCACCAACCCAGAAACTGCTCCTGATCCTTTTGCTGGAGGGGACATGAGTCACATTTTTTAAGTTGGGTTagctgctctgaaaaaaaagaaaataaccaaaACAGCAGTGGGTCACATTATTTGGATGTTTTACCTTGTGCAGAGTTTGAGTGACTCACCAGGACACGCTGGGGTGAGAAGGGGCTTCTCCTATTCCCCTCCCCTTTTTAGGTGAGAAAGATCCAAACAACAACAATGCTACAATGCTCACTCATTTAACCTCCTAAGAGATTAATGAGCTGGACATGTGGTTATAAATCTAACAGAAATTCTGAGTGAGAGAAAAACTATCAaagcaaaccccaaatccttACAGTGCCAGAAGTATTAACATCTTCATAAATTAACCTGGTGAGAGGAGTTTAAGGCTTGAGTTGCTCATTCCATAAGCCACAGGCTCTCCTACTGCTATTTTAGAGCACTAGGATGGAGCAATTTTTACCAGGGGAAGGGCAACCCTTCCACCTTCCCCTTTTTTAACAAAGAATTGTATCTGGCTCCCCAGCTACAGCACAGCAAACCAAGTTAACCATGCCCAGAGCTGCAGATTTCAGGGAAATTTGATCTCTGCCTTCTGACCAGGAATATTCTGTGCAGACTCCCCCAAATCACTTTAGTGCCTTCCTTTTGCTCAATTTCCTCTTTCCAGGCAACCAGAGGTTTTGCATTGCAGGATTTAAGCTCATTTGAAAGTCCAGCCAGGTGTCCCTTGAACCAAATTCAGCTCATTTTACCCCCAAGAATAGTCCCATTGGCTTCAGTGGGAATTCTCAAAAACATGAAATGAGTAGAACTGGAGTCTTGGTTTACTGGAATTGCTCCCATGGTGAAATGCATTTTTGCAATGATTCACTaatgaattttgaaaatatttcagaagttcACATTTCTTCTGGCACTTATATTTAAATTCGCTTTATCCTTAAATAAAGTATTCTTcagatctgtttttttttttttcttgtatttataGCTCACAGTAGTCTTGTAATTAACTTTACAACTGCTTTAGTTAAATACGTATGTAAAATTGTGTAAGATTATACCTATGCAGTTATATTATATGTATACACAAAAGATTAAACAAAAGTTTGCTCTGCACCTTCTCACATTCTTCAATGGCCTGGGAGGAAGAACGTGAATAACCTGAATTGTGTTTTCAGGACAGGAAGGTGTTTTGAGCTGGACAATGGAGATGTACAGAGGTTTTTCCTGTTGCCAGCTCACAAAGACTGTTTGAAAGTCTGATATTTCTCTGTTACAGAAATTCCAGAACATGTACAAACCAGACGCTGAACTAAGAAAACAATGGAGATTAATATGCTGTTAAAACTTTTCCACAAATATCCAAGTGCAAGGTGCCATAACACACAACAACCGTTTTACAAGATTTCTGTAGAATCAGACCAATGTAACGTGGCCATTATTTACTTTTGTTTCCAAAAATGGTAACAGatctaaaaaaatcttttaaaatgtcCTTGTTTTGGACAGCTGGGTGAGCAGCCTCCCACCTTtaccattttttctttccaaagccAGATTCCTTCCCCTTTCAGCCCACGTGTGAAGGAGTGGAGCTTGTACACAGACATAAACACgcacagctgggaaatgcaaatGATTTGCAAATGCATGCAAATTGTAAACAGCATTTTAGAAGTTCTGCAATTGGCACACATGGCCACGTATCCTCTCCCTGTGTAAGGACCAAGGGGTGGGCAGTGGCCTTGATAAGAGGAACcacggaatggtttgggttgaaaaggacactaaagcccacccagtgccacccctgccatggcagggacaccttccactctgCCAagcccagtgtccaacctgagAGAACTCCAAGGGAAAGGGGGGACAGACACACAGGCTGCTTCCTCTTGCCAAGgccatttttcttcaaaaaaacaTCCATTCAATCCTTGTTTTCAGATGAACAGGGAGCATTCTGAACACTGAAACCACTTTACACTAATGCAGGCAGTTCCTTGGAGCACTGAAGTTTCTGTATCAGGGAATTAAATCATCCTGGTATTGTCTCCTTACTCCTGAGATGCTGAGCCCCCCTCCCATCCCCATTGTGCatcaaaacaaatatttctccttttataTACAGTCCTTTTGCatgattaaatattttatttttctctgtgatcTCAGCCAGAAATCATAGTTTTTAATTATCTCAACACTATTCCCATCTCTTGTtgttctgactgcaaaatatttgaTGAAGGGCATTGCCAAAAAATTGCCTGTTTCATATCCTAGAGACTTTTCTTAAACTGACTGGCATTTCATGGGTCTCTGCAGCTGTGGCTTGCATGGAACCCTGGCACCAAACCATGTGGGAGTTGCAGCCTCTTCTCACACTCACCTGAAatgaacacattaaaaaaaagactctgctctctcccagcagcttaAAGGGAGCTGAAATGTTTTATTCTCTTTGTTATTTACCAAATCCCTCCTTTTTCTTGAGACTGTCTCGTTTAGGCAAGTCACAAACCTTCATTTTTTCAGCACAAAGTATTACAACAACTCTGACATTGAACACAAACAAGTAAACACTCTGCAGTGGTTACAAATGACTGCCACAAATGCATTTTGTAGCAGTCCCCAGTTTGGTAGCCATGAGTTAAACCAACCTCATCAAagagttttcttctttctacCACTCTTCTATTGCTCTTTCTGTCAATTTTTGTCTGCTGGGCTTCAAACTCATCCCTGATGTAAGTGCAACATTCTTATCCTATAATTATCTTTAAGGCCATGTGGTTCTGTGGAGCCTCATTCCTACCAACATGCCTTGAGAACTTATCCAGCAATTAgttacatttaatattttagcTACTTGATATTTTCATACACATTTACATGACTAATCCCTCAGTGAAACTCTAAAGGTGTTTTTGGCAAAGATTTTGGTGAACTATTGAGATACATCTTACAGACAATGAGCAATATTTCAGTTGCAAGGTTATTCAttctttttcctccattttatTCTGCTTGGGGATAATAATTTAAGTTTAATAGGGTAGTTCattctttctgcctttccaCTGGCTTGTGGCCATCATGGAGTGTGTAAATCCCTCTGGATTCCCAAGGCCTTGCACATTTATCCCACTATTCCTCTGGATTCCCATACCCTCTGTCTGATGACATTCCTAGAGGAGTTCCAAAGTATGGAAATAATtgattcagaaatattttcactgcTTCTTTTGCCATGTTGGTGCAACAGGGAAATGCTTCAGGCCACGCAGAACAGGGATCCACTAAAAGAAATTTACAGCTGTCTTTGCATGGAAGTTCTGTAAAGTCAATTTGCCAATAATCTCCAGGAGAGTTTCTACATTTGACAGCCTCAATCACTACTTTATTCTCTCAGAAATTATCACTTGTCCAGCAGAGCTGACTGCCCACCCACTAGGGTGAAATTTAGAATATAATGCTCTGATTAATTGACAAATTTTTGTGCTATATTCTGGTTTAATATCTGGTTGTGCAGCTCcatggctggggctgctcacaaaCAGCTGGGTCAACCCTGGCATAAGGGAATAATTCAAAAGATTTCACAGGATCAAGGAAGCCCAAAGCTGGAGACCTCATTAGGGCTTTTTAAGTTTGAAAGCACCTGAGTATCATCATCATATAATAAAgtatttctgtgtttaaaagtatttatgtatttaaaagtATTCATGGCTAGAAACTATATATGGCTATtactatataatatatttaGAATTCCATACAAAGGGTGGACCAATAATCCAAAATTCCTTTAAATCTCTTACAGCGAGCCAttccaaatttatttatttctttgtttacttttttttttttttttttttttttttagtgtggcTCTTAGTATTTTGGGTAATCTAGCAATTTTTGGGTTAGTTAGCAATTTTATTAATTGCTCTTGAGTCTTGTACTAAATTATAATCTTTATAATTCATATTTTTGTCTGGCAAAATTGGACTTCACCAACAACCTGTACCTTAAAATTTTCTTAATCTTAGGTAATGATCCTTTtcaatgttttaattttaaaggatATTGGTTTTGTCTTACCAGGTCTGTGTCTGATTTAATTTGGTTCTCACAGATTCTGCTCTTTCTGATTTTCCAGGAATCTCCCTGGCCCACACAATGGGGATTACTGCATCCTTAATTATCTTTGGGATAGGTTTAGCTTGGGAAGTCAGTGTAATATAAAAATTGAAGTTTACAGGTATTTAGCCTCAGGGATTTTAATTTGAATGTCTCTTCCTGAAACTTGATTTTTGCACTTAATTTTTCCAgtaagtttttttccttaataataCTTTTGGAGAGTTAGGCAGGGACAAAAATTGATGTGTTATTTATCATTTTTCTACTTTGAACTTAACTGGTTTGAAAAAGAGGCACAGTTCACGAATTCCAGTGGCACCAACAATTGTGATGGAGGCATCCCTAAACTTCCCTTTCATTTAATACTGAATAATTGGTATTTTAATTGGTATTTAAAACTGAATAATGGTTCCTGTGCCTACTAAAACTTCCAGGTTTTCCTTTCTTGTTGTGGCTGTTACCAGAGACTCTGCTATTGCCATGAGAGGCTTTGGTGGAGTCCTGGGTTTTACCTGAGCATACTCCTGCTTCCAATatctatatttattttgtaatttttgtatTGATTAGTTCCCAGTCTTCCTAATGAAGATTGAGGAACTGAACAACTTCCCCTGTTACAAAACTCCTCCCTGGGGGTAagaattttttgctgttttctttcataATTTGCTATCATTTTATGTTtagttttttcctgttgtttcttttcttttctttttttggattTGCACATTTTGATACACTGCCCATGCAACATCAAGCAGTTTACCTGTATTAAAACCACCCATTTCTTGGCTTTTCAGTACTTTTATTCTAATATCATCTGAGGATTGTCCTATGGAAATAGGAGCCAGGCAACTTTTACCTTCCTCCCAAATGCTTTCTTatctttatttctctcttgTCTATGCCTGTAGCTGGCCTTTCAGTTCTCTATGCACAGGACTTTACAGCTACATCTTAAACTTCCTTTTTCCATTGACAATCTGAATTCTAGTAGCTGTTCCACCAAAATATTAGAATACCAGGTTTCAAAATCTCTGTTTTAAACTACCAGGAtgccaaattttaaaataccaaacacatgtttaaaattttcaaatactAAGTTCCAAAATACCAAAGTAACCCAGTTTCAAAATATTAGAATACCAAGTTccaaa
This region includes:
- the B3GALT5 gene encoding beta-1,3-galactosyltransferase 5, whose translation is MMKMRGTWLGVSLGHLLALGHGHKWRNMVDCRKFRLFVCLVGLSSASLWVFHAWTEFCMFCESSQGDLFPTETFRRMEGNFSQLPDVDCHKNPPFLVLLVACSFQQLDARMVIRHTWGKERTVAGKRLVTLFLLGSPGNASQQADMAAESQSYRDIIQKNFTDTYYNLTLKTMMGMEWIHRFCPQSSFVMKTDTDVFVNVFYLTELLLRKKKSTGFFTGFLKLHEYPIRTRGSKWYVSREEYPGTTYPPFCSGTGYVLSSDVASQIYKISGSVPFIKLEDVFIGLCLDKLKIQLEELHSEQTFFPERIRFSVPRFRKIVTCHGIKLSEQLSYWNHLVAATQGGVL